In Argiope bruennichi chromosome 4, qqArgBrue1.1, whole genome shotgun sequence, a single window of DNA contains:
- the LOC129966038 gene encoding uncharacterized protein LOC129966038 isoform X1, whose amino-acid sequence MKTQIFFVPFSILILCVHCARCAGGYKEAIESCNEYVDKLLNSIVVDQADTLDPYHINDTVISFQKKIVFVDFKGEAKLSEGYITGISSLRRTEPCSLSFEKGRYILSTSLRTTALFFNFTGSVKMMNMGPEIFVRGNSSSAHGSMAFSLNATTGKEAILEEFKLQYVKDMQVWIDGLRLLKWMSDPLRNSAAIFFKHSVKKLVEVVIGSSINDEMMKNPFSIEEFDIDVKEITAVTGDTEFTTPKDDDTDLPNKKNYVVEDSDSYIDSVLENRYFVEISYGKLDPYILDDDRIENAFIQRKKNRDKSIANNYLDLKKGKLENLSRLKRITDCTKPLFRSKNVTFECYLGFDELQMKYDATSYLENQVSKFELIASIVNTRLKVKVTSSYKDNVPNLQDFTILNNGKVTVKSARVIADTYLASSDSPPPYNQDAILEHFYTLLLKILNGRFKEALSYSIYKTPIHFLNM is encoded by the exons CAGGCGGTTACAAAGAAGCCATCGAGAGTTGCAACGAATATGTAGATAAACTCCTTAACAGCATTGTAGTTGATCAGGCGGATACTCTAGATCCATACCATATAAACGACACAGTTATTTCCTTCCAAAAGAAGATCGTTTTTGTCGACTTCAAAGGAGAGGCGAAATTGTCCGAAGGCTACATTACTGGCATCAGCAGTCTTCGACGAACAGAACCATGTTCTCTGTCATTTGAAAAGGGGCGTTACATACTGAGTACTTCACTCAGAACTACGGCATTGTTCTTCAATTTTACTGGCTCAGTGAAAATGATGAACATGGGACCAGAAATATTCGTGAGGGGTAACTCCTCCTCTGCGCATGGATCAATGGCCTTCTCTTTAAATGCTACAACCGGCAAAGAAGCAATTTTAGAAGAATTCAAACTTCAATACGTGAAGGATATGCAAGTTTGGATCGATGGCTTACGTCTGCTGAAATGGATGAGTGATCCCTTGAGAAACAGCGCGGCAATTTTCTTTAAGCATTCGGTGAAAAAGTTGGTCGAAGTAGTGATAGGAAGCTcaataaatgatgaaatgatgAAGAATCCATTTTCCATTGAAGAATTTGATATAGATGTGAAAGAAATTACAGCAGTCACAGGAGATACAGAATTCACGACTCCGAAAGATGACGATACCGATTTACCaa acaaaaaaaattacgtGGTAGAAGATTCTGACAGCTATATTGACAGTGTACTTGAAAATAGGTATTTCGTAGAAATATCTTACGGCAAATTGGATCCTTATATCTTGGATGACGACCGCATAGAGAATGCGttcattcaaagaaagaaaaatagagataaatCCATAGCTAATAACTACCTGGATCTTAAAAAAGGCAAATTAGAAAACCTTTCACGGCTGAAACGCATAACTGACTGCACGAAACCTCTCTTTAGAAGCAAAAACGTTACTTTTGAGTGTTACTTGGGTTTCGATGAACTTCAGATGAAATACGACGCAACATCTTACCTTGAAAATCAAGTCTCTAAATTCGAACTAATAGCCTCCATCGTGAACACGAGACTGAAAGTAAAAGTCACTTCGAGTTATAAAGACAACGTCCCCAATCTGCAAGATTTTACAATACTCAATAACGGAAAAGTAACGGTTAAAAGTGCTCGTGTGATAGCAGATACATATCTTGCTTCCTCTGACTCACCGCCTCCGTACAACCAAGATGCAATTTTGGAGCATTTTTATactttgttattgaaaattttaaatggaaggTTCAAAGAAGCTCTAAGTTACAGCATTTATAAAACTCCAATTCATTTTCTGAATatgtga
- the LOC129966038 gene encoding uncharacterized protein LOC129966038 isoform X2, protein MKTQIFFVPFSILILCVHCARCGGYKEAIESCNEYVDKLLNSIVVDQADTLDPYHINDTVISFQKKIVFVDFKGEAKLSEGYITGISSLRRTEPCSLSFEKGRYILSTSLRTTALFFNFTGSVKMMNMGPEIFVRGNSSSAHGSMAFSLNATTGKEAILEEFKLQYVKDMQVWIDGLRLLKWMSDPLRNSAAIFFKHSVKKLVEVVIGSSINDEMMKNPFSIEEFDIDVKEITAVTGDTEFTTPKDDDTDLPNKKNYVVEDSDSYIDSVLENRYFVEISYGKLDPYILDDDRIENAFIQRKKNRDKSIANNYLDLKKGKLENLSRLKRITDCTKPLFRSKNVTFECYLGFDELQMKYDATSYLENQVSKFELIASIVNTRLKVKVTSSYKDNVPNLQDFTILNNGKVTVKSARVIADTYLASSDSPPPYNQDAILEHFYTLLLKILNGRFKEALSYSIYKTPIHFLNM, encoded by the exons GCGGTTACAAAGAAGCCATCGAGAGTTGCAACGAATATGTAGATAAACTCCTTAACAGCATTGTAGTTGATCAGGCGGATACTCTAGATCCATACCATATAAACGACACAGTTATTTCCTTCCAAAAGAAGATCGTTTTTGTCGACTTCAAAGGAGAGGCGAAATTGTCCGAAGGCTACATTACTGGCATCAGCAGTCTTCGACGAACAGAACCATGTTCTCTGTCATTTGAAAAGGGGCGTTACATACTGAGTACTTCACTCAGAACTACGGCATTGTTCTTCAATTTTACTGGCTCAGTGAAAATGATGAACATGGGACCAGAAATATTCGTGAGGGGTAACTCCTCCTCTGCGCATGGATCAATGGCCTTCTCTTTAAATGCTACAACCGGCAAAGAAGCAATTTTAGAAGAATTCAAACTTCAATACGTGAAGGATATGCAAGTTTGGATCGATGGCTTACGTCTGCTGAAATGGATGAGTGATCCCTTGAGAAACAGCGCGGCAATTTTCTTTAAGCATTCGGTGAAAAAGTTGGTCGAAGTAGTGATAGGAAGCTcaataaatgatgaaatgatgAAGAATCCATTTTCCATTGAAGAATTTGATATAGATGTGAAAGAAATTACAGCAGTCACAGGAGATACAGAATTCACGACTCCGAAAGATGACGATACCGATTTACCaa acaaaaaaaattacgtGGTAGAAGATTCTGACAGCTATATTGACAGTGTACTTGAAAATAGGTATTTCGTAGAAATATCTTACGGCAAATTGGATCCTTATATCTTGGATGACGACCGCATAGAGAATGCGttcattcaaagaaagaaaaatagagataaatCCATAGCTAATAACTACCTGGATCTTAAAAAAGGCAAATTAGAAAACCTTTCACGGCTGAAACGCATAACTGACTGCACGAAACCTCTCTTTAGAAGCAAAAACGTTACTTTTGAGTGTTACTTGGGTTTCGATGAACTTCAGATGAAATACGACGCAACATCTTACCTTGAAAATCAAGTCTCTAAATTCGAACTAATAGCCTCCATCGTGAACACGAGACTGAAAGTAAAAGTCACTTCGAGTTATAAAGACAACGTCCCCAATCTGCAAGATTTTACAATACTCAATAACGGAAAAGTAACGGTTAAAAGTGCTCGTGTGATAGCAGATACATATCTTGCTTCCTCTGACTCACCGCCTCCGTACAACCAAGATGCAATTTTGGAGCATTTTTATactttgttattgaaaattttaaatggaaggTTCAAAGAAGCTCTAAGTTACAGCATTTATAAAACTCCAATTCATTTTCTGAATatgtga